The following coding sequences lie in one Puniceibacterium sp. IMCC21224 genomic window:
- a CDS encoding ParB/RepB/Spo0J family partition protein — MTKAVQKITMSPSRDIPFDKLVLSQSNVRRIKAGVSVEELAEDIGRRGLLQSLSVRPVLANDGTETGKFEIPAGGRRFQALSLLVKQKRLSKTTPIPCIVRDAASDILAEDDSLAENMQRVALHPLDQFRAFVSLRDKGQSDAEIAAAFFVTPQIVKQRLKLASVAPALLEVYAEDGMTLEQLMAFTVNPDHARQVQVWDVIHSSWNKEPFQIRRMLTETSVRASDRRAVFVGVDAYEAAGGTMLHDLFQGDDGGWLEDPALLDRLVTEKLQAEAETVAVEGWKWIEVALDLPYGYSHGLRSLSGDPAPMTDDEGAAHAKLLAEYRALEEEYAGQDDIPEEIDARLGVLETEMEKIETRPLIFDAEEIGRAGAFVTLDRYGALAVYRGYVRPQDEPVDETAVQDGTDPAAAGQADNRDFTDGHGSAAHGGTVIMSGGQPIGGDLPEDEDDGALKPLPERLVMELTAHRTLALREAIGRSPDVALTLLLLKLVTDTFRTSSASGSCLEASVRQVYMSAQAPDLKDSVVAKLVDERHAEWEADLPLGDDAALWDYLTVLDQGSRLALLAHCLSFGVNALHEKVNPYGAGISAGGLTRRMAHADLVARATGLDMVEAGWEPTVDTYLNRVPKARILEAVREAKGEGTAQLLDHLKKGEMASEAARLLKGSGWLPEVLRRNDLVALDGEGHAERQGADVDAEVADSVSKADLPAFLTDDLPAEGASMLAAE, encoded by the coding sequence ATGACCAAAGCTGTCCAGAAAATCACCATGTCCCCTTCACGGGATATCCCTTTCGACAAGCTGGTGCTGAGCCAGTCCAATGTGCGGCGCATCAAGGCTGGCGTGTCCGTCGAGGAACTGGCCGAAGACATTGGCCGCCGCGGCCTCTTGCAGAGCCTGAGCGTGCGGCCCGTCTTGGCTAACGATGGTACCGAGACCGGCAAGTTCGAGATACCGGCCGGGGGCCGCCGGTTCCAGGCATTGTCCTTGCTGGTGAAGCAAAAGCGGTTGTCGAAGACAACGCCCATTCCTTGCATCGTGCGCGATGCTGCGTCCGACATCCTGGCCGAGGACGATTCCTTGGCCGAGAACATGCAGCGCGTCGCCTTGCACCCGCTCGACCAGTTCCGCGCGTTTGTGTCCCTCCGCGACAAGGGTCAGAGCGATGCAGAGATTGCTGCGGCCTTCTTCGTGACGCCACAGATCGTGAAGCAGCGCTTGAAACTCGCCTCCGTCGCCCCTGCCCTGCTTGAGGTCTACGCCGAGGATGGCATGACGCTGGAGCAGCTTATGGCCTTCACCGTGAACCCCGATCACGCGCGTCAGGTTCAGGTCTGGGATGTGATCCATTCATCCTGGAACAAGGAGCCATTCCAAATCCGGCGCATGCTGACCGAGACCTCGGTCCGGGCGTCTGACCGACGCGCAGTCTTTGTGGGTGTTGATGCCTATGAAGCGGCGGGCGGCACGATGCTGCATGACCTGTTCCAAGGCGATGATGGAGGTTGGCTCGAAGACCCTGCCCTGCTTGATCGGCTGGTAACGGAAAAACTCCAGGCCGAGGCAGAGACGGTTGCAGTTGAGGGCTGGAAGTGGATCGAGGTCGCACTCGACCTGCCCTACGGCTACAGCCACGGCCTGCGGTCCCTGTCCGGCGATCCGGCACCGATGACGGATGACGAAGGCGCGGCCCATGCCAAGCTGCTCGCCGAGTACCGGGCGCTGGAAGAAGAATACGCAGGTCAGGATGATATCCCTGAAGAGATCGACGCGCGGCTTGGCGTGTTGGAAACGGAGATGGAAAAGATCGAGACCCGGCCGTTGATCTTCGACGCGGAGGAGATCGGGCGGGCAGGGGCGTTCGTCACGCTCGACCGCTACGGCGCTCTGGCAGTCTATCGCGGCTATGTGCGTCCACAGGATGAGCCCGTTGACGAGACCGCGGTCCAGGACGGTACGGATCCTGCGGCGGCGGGGCAGGCGGATAATCGTGATTTCACCGATGGCCATGGCAGTGCCGCTCATGGAGGAACCGTCATCATGTCGGGAGGCCAGCCGATTGGCGGCGACCTGCCGGAGGATGAGGACGACGGGGCATTGAAGCCACTGCCCGAGCGGTTGGTCATGGAGTTGACGGCCCACCGGACGCTGGCGCTGCGTGAAGCGATCGGGCGCTCGCCGGATGTCGCGCTGACGCTGCTGCTGCTGAAGCTGGTGACGGACACCTTCCGCACCTCCTCTGCTTCGGGCAGCTGTCTCGAGGCATCCGTGCGTCAGGTCTATATGTCGGCGCAGGCGCCCGATCTGAAGGACAGCGTGGTGGCAAAGCTGGTCGACGAGCGTCACGCGGAATGGGAAGCCGATCTGCCGCTTGGCGATGATGCAGCACTCTGGGACTATCTGACGGTCCTCGACCAGGGCAGTCGGCTGGCCTTGCTGGCGCATTGCCTCAGCTTCGGCGTCAATGCGCTGCATGAGAAGGTGAACCCATACGGGGCAGGCATCTCCGCAGGCGGACTGACCCGTCGTATGGCGCATGCCGATCTCGTGGCGCGCGCGACAGGTCTCGATATGGTGGAGGCGGGATGGGAGCCGACGGTGGACACCTATCTCAACCGCGTGCCCAAGGCCCGCATCCTCGAGGCCGTGCGCGAGGCGAAAGGGGAGGGGACTGCCCAACTCCTCGATCACCTGAAGAAAGGCGAGATGGCCAGTGAGGCCGCGCGCTTGCTGAAGGGCAGCGGCTGGTTGCCCGAGGTCCTGCGCCGGAACGATCTCGTGGCGCTGGACGGTGAGGGCCATGCCGAAAGGCAGGGGGCGGATGTCGATGCCGAAGTGGCCGACAGCGTCAGTAAGGCTGACCTTCCTGCATTCCTGACGGATGACTTGCCTGCTGAAGGCGCGTCGATGCTGGCCGCAGAGTAA